A genomic stretch from Thermomonospora umbrina includes:
- a CDS encoding class F sortase — MERTAGRGRRRASLWLHCLGIVLLGALAVTMVARIADSLAPAAAPSRPVATPPSPAPRPTTALPPSRPLTLQIPRLKVHSRLLSLGKNPDGSLEVPSETRVQQAGWYRYGAAPGARGPAVIAGHVDSRTGPAVFHRLRELRPGDHVTVLRRDGRTAVFRITRVELVDKDRFPTRRVYGKVSYAGLRLITCGGTFDPTTGHYRHNVIAYGRLVRTR, encoded by the coding sequence GTGGAGAGAACGGCAGGGCGCGGGCGACGCCGGGCGTCTTTGTGGTTGCACTGTCTGGGCATCGTCCTCCTCGGCGCCCTGGCGGTCACGATGGTCGCGCGCATCGCGGATTCCCTCGCCCCGGCCGCCGCGCCGTCCCGTCCCGTGGCGACCCCGCCGAGCCCGGCCCCCCGTCCGACGACGGCGCTGCCGCCCTCCCGCCCGCTCACGTTGCAGATCCCCCGACTCAAGGTCCACTCCCGGCTGCTGTCGCTGGGCAAGAACCCGGACGGGTCCCTGGAGGTGCCCTCCGAGACCCGCGTCCAGCAGGCCGGCTGGTACCGGTACGGCGCCGCCCCCGGGGCCCGGGGCCCCGCCGTCATCGCGGGCCACGTCGACTCCCGCACCGGCCCGGCCGTCTTCCACCGCCTCCGCGAACTGCGCCCCGGCGACCACGTCACCGTCCTCCGCCGCGACGGCCGCACCGCCGTCTTCCGCATCACCCGCGTCGAGCTGGTGGACAAGGACCGCTTCCCCACCCGCCGCGTCTACGGCAAGGTCTCCTACGCGGGCCTCCGCCTCATCACCTGCGGCGGCACCTTCGACCCCACCACCGGCCACTACCGCCACAACGTCATCGCCTACGGCCGCCTCGTCCGCACCAGGTGA
- a CDS encoding enoyl-CoA hydratase/isomerase family protein — MSGDPALRSATVNGVATITIDRPNKRNAITAAMWRELPRMLDALRSDPEVRVLVLTGAGGHFSSGADIGELADIAGGDLAVPAERALAAFPKPTVAAVQGFCVGGGCQLAAACDLRLAADDARFGITPAKIGIVYPGVPTARLVRLIGPAAAKYLLFSGDLVDAPHALRIGLVDEVVPADRLPARLAEFTATLAARSQLTLQAAKDLIDAAAAGTLTEERATTWEKESRKGIDAAEGIAAFLERRPPKFTWSGRGGRRR, encoded by the coding sequence GTGTCGGGGGATCCCGCGCTGCGCAGCGCGACCGTGAACGGCGTCGCCACCATCACCATCGACCGCCCGAACAAGCGCAACGCGATCACCGCGGCGATGTGGCGGGAACTGCCCCGGATGCTGGACGCGCTGCGGTCCGACCCCGAGGTGCGGGTCCTGGTGCTGACCGGGGCCGGCGGGCACTTCAGCTCCGGCGCCGACATCGGTGAACTGGCCGACATCGCCGGCGGCGACCTGGCCGTGCCCGCCGAACGGGCGCTGGCCGCGTTCCCCAAGCCGACCGTCGCCGCCGTCCAGGGCTTCTGCGTCGGCGGCGGCTGCCAACTCGCCGCCGCCTGCGACCTGCGGCTGGCGGCCGACGACGCCCGGTTCGGCATCACCCCCGCCAAGATCGGCATCGTCTACCCCGGCGTCCCCACCGCCCGCCTGGTCCGCCTGATCGGCCCCGCCGCCGCCAAGTACCTGCTGTTCTCCGGCGACCTGGTGGACGCCCCCCACGCCCTCCGCATCGGCCTCGTCGACGAAGTCGTCCCCGCCGACCGCCTACCCGCCCGGCTCGCCGAGTTCACCGCCACCCTCGCCGCCCGCTCCCAACTCACCCTCCAGGCCGCCAAGGACCTCATCGACGCCGCAGCCGCCGGCACCCTCACCGAGGAACGCGCGACGACCTGGGAAAAGGAATCCCGCAAGGGCATCGACGCGGCAGAGGGCATAGCCGCCTTCTTGGAACGCCGCCCCCCGAAGTTCACCTGGTCCGGACGAGGCGGCCGTAGACGCTGA
- a CDS encoding PEP/pyruvate-binding domain-containing protein produces MQHRELSILRLDHSMAADPELTGAKAANLARAAGHGLPVLPGFVIPIPVTGDLDTDLSLKRELRAAWSTLSDDGNRTLVVRSSSTAEDGAASSMAGRFVSVLGVRDRTSFRAAVSDVLESAHGPGTMAVLVQPQLDAVAGGVMFGADPVDGRTDRVVVSAVSGGPHTLVGGEADGTRYVLTGRGRLVEEESPDGPLSRPRLRALARLAARAAAVFGGPQDVEFAFDADGTLWLLQSRPVTALAPSSPRGATLLGPGPVAETLPDALSPLEEDLWLVPLDHGVSEALATVGAVSRRTLRRSPTVRSVGGRAAADLRRLGAAPGRPSRLRLRLLNPLPPMRRLSVAWQVGRLRVELPALAAETAAAVDTDLAAVPPLAELTDADLVAALHWSRSTLAALHGLEALAGSLLNEEAQVTTAQLALIALHRDRERGWEDPRIRSEDPVVLALAPPAIDAPAPLPAVTSDGAPAVGRSRGGLPPRELLRLRIRWVQELSARVAWAAGQRLHKRGALARPEVVRALHLSELEAVLEGGSLPADVEHRPAPPHTPPLPAAFRLAGDRIVAEAAPSGDGARAAGGGRATGPVHSGDGDPAPGSILVVGTLAPSLAVHLPKVAGLVAETGSPLSHLAILARELGVPTVVAARGALDRFPPGTRLFVDGDTGRVEPLPPTSRSRSGEESVA; encoded by the coding sequence GTGCAACACCGAGAGCTGAGCATCCTGAGACTCGACCACTCCATGGCCGCGGACCCCGAGCTGACGGGGGCCAAGGCCGCCAACCTCGCGCGGGCGGCCGGGCACGGCCTCCCCGTGCTGCCCGGCTTCGTCATCCCGATCCCGGTCACCGGCGACCTGGACACCGACCTGTCCCTCAAGCGCGAGCTGCGCGCCGCCTGGTCGACGCTGAGCGACGACGGGAACCGCACGCTGGTCGTCCGTTCCTCGTCCACCGCCGAGGACGGCGCGGCCTCCTCGATGGCCGGACGGTTCGTCTCGGTGCTGGGGGTGCGCGACCGGACGTCGTTCCGTGCGGCGGTGTCGGACGTGCTGGAGTCGGCGCACGGTCCGGGCACGATGGCCGTCCTGGTCCAGCCGCAACTCGACGCGGTGGCGGGCGGCGTGATGTTCGGCGCGGACCCCGTGGACGGGCGCACCGACCGGGTCGTCGTCTCCGCGGTGAGCGGCGGCCCGCACACGCTGGTGGGCGGGGAGGCCGACGGCACCCGTTACGTGTTGACCGGCCGGGGGCGCCTGGTCGAGGAGGAGTCGCCGGACGGCCCGCTGTCCCGTCCCCGATTGCGGGCGCTGGCGCGGTTGGCCGCACGCGCCGCCGCGGTGTTCGGCGGCCCGCAGGACGTGGAGTTCGCGTTCGACGCCGACGGAACGCTGTGGCTGTTGCAGAGTCGTCCGGTGACCGCGCTGGCGCCGTCGTCTCCCCGAGGGGCGACGCTGCTGGGCCCGGGTCCGGTCGCCGAGACGTTGCCGGACGCGCTGTCCCCGTTGGAGGAGGACCTGTGGCTCGTGCCGCTCGACCACGGCGTCTCCGAAGCCCTGGCCACGGTGGGCGCGGTGTCCCGCCGCACGCTGCGCCGGAGCCCCACCGTCCGTTCCGTCGGGGGCCGCGCCGCCGCCGACCTGCGCCGGCTGGGGGCCGCGCCGGGCCGGCCGTCGCGGCTGCGGCTGCGGCTGCTCAACCCACTCCCTCCGATGCGGCGGCTGTCGGTGGCGTGGCAGGTCGGGCGGCTTCGGGTGGAACTGCCGGCGTTGGCGGCCGAGACGGCTGCGGCCGTGGACACCGACCTGGCCGCCGTCCCGCCCTTGGCGGAGCTGACGGACGCGGACCTGGTGGCCGCGCTGCACTGGTCGCGCTCCACGCTGGCCGCGCTGCACGGGTTGGAGGCGCTCGCGGGCTCCCTGCTGAACGAAGAGGCCCAGGTCACCACGGCGCAGCTCGCGCTCATCGCGCTCCACCGGGACCGCGAGCGGGGTTGGGAGGATCCGCGCATCCGTTCCGAGGACCCCGTCGTCCTCGCGCTGGCCCCGCCCGCGATCGACGCGCCCGCCCCGCTGCCCGCCGTGACGTCCGACGGTGCGCCCGCGGTCGGCCGCTCGCGGGGTGGGCTGCCGCCGCGCGAGCTGCTGCGACTGCGGATCCGCTGGGTCCAGGAGCTGTCGGCCCGCGTGGCGTGGGCGGCCGGTCAGCGCCTCCACAAGCGCGGCGCACTGGCCCGCCCCGAGGTGGTGCGGGCCCTTCACCTGTCGGAGCTGGAGGCGGTCCTCGAGGGGGGCTCCCTCCCCGCCGACGTGGAGCACCGCCCCGCCCCTCCCCACACGCCGCCGCTGCCGGCGGCCTTCCGGCTGGCCGGTGACCGGATCGTCGCCGAGGCGGCCCCCTCCGGTGATGGCGCACGCGCCGCCGGCGGAGGCCGCGCCACCGGGCCGGTGCACTCGGGCGACGGTGACCCGGCCCCGGGCTCGATCCTGGTCGTCGGCACCCTCGCGCCGTCCTTGGCCGTTCACCTCCCCAAGGTCGCCGGTCTGGTCGCCGAGACCGGCAGTCCCCTGTCGCACCTGGCGATCCTGGCCCGCGAACTCGGCGTCCCCACCGTGGTGGCCGCTCGTGGCGCCCTCGACCGTTTCCCTCCGGGCACCCGGCTCTTCGTGGACGGCGACACCGGCCGCGTGGAACCCCTCCCGCCGACCTCCCGCAGCCGCTCCGGAGAGGAGTCGGTGGCATGA